A stretch of Triticum aestivum cultivar Chinese Spring chromosome 1D, IWGSC CS RefSeq v2.1, whole genome shotgun sequence DNA encodes these proteins:
- the LOC123173011 gene encoding uncharacterized protein has translation MAMRMAAGRACGAWSAQRMLLPRQRVDFIRLCPGVAAAATVRFGARRALGSRVILCLASGGGRPRDDDGEFEPADSPLDSDGRKVDEGMATLWRRIREVEAASADEEDEEDPEYEGGVDVFAPPAEWTELERRHYVLYVAALREALGALFALLARERPAFGAAVVALVLLSVPASVPHVSAELIRAVYSILAAVHNGTI, from the coding sequence ATGGCAATGCGCATGGCAGCGGGAAGAGCCTGTGGCGCTTGGAGCGCGCAGCGCATGCTGCTCCCCCGCCAGCGCGTCGACTTCATCCGGCTGTGTCCCGGCGTCGCCGCCGCGGCGACGGTACGGTTCGGCGCTCGCCGCGCCCTCGGGAGCAGAGTGATCCTCTGCCTCGCGTCGGGAGGCGGTCGTCCGCGGGACGACGACGGCGAGTTCGAGCCCGCGGACTCGCCGTTGGATTCGGACGGGCGGAAGGTCGACGAGGGCATGGCCACGCTGTGGCGGCGCATCCGCGAGGTGGAGGCGGCATCAgcagacgaggaggacgaggaagatCCAGAGTACGAGGGTGGCGTCGACGTCTTCGCGCCCCCGGCTGAGTGGACGGAGCTGGAGCGTCGGCATTACGTGCTGTACGTTGCCGCCCTGCGCGAGGCACTCGGCGCCCTGTTCGCATTGCTGGCGCGCGAGCGGCCGGCGTTCGGCGCGGCGGTCGTGGCGCTGGTGCTGCTCAGCGTGCCGGCCTCGGTGCCCCACGTCTCCGCGGAGCTGATCCGGGCCGTGTACTCCATCTTGGCCGCCGTGCACAACGGTACAATATAG